From the Clostridium cagae genome, the window AACCATCTAAGTAGTACCAAGTTCCGTTATCATTTAACCAACCAGTTTGCATAGCTCCTGATGCATTTAAATAATACCAAGTTCCGTTATCATTTAACCAACCAGTCTTCATTGCTCCTGATCCTTGCATAAAGTACCAAGTACCATTAACATTTTGCCATCCAGTTTGCATAGCTCCTGATGCATTAGTGTAGTACCAAGTTCCATTATCATTGATCCAACCAGTTTTCATAGCTCCTCTAGTTCCGTCTGAAACTGGATTTAAGTAGTACCAAGTACCATTAACGTTTTGCCATCCAGTTAACATAACTCCTGATTCATTAGTGTAGAACCAAGTTCCATTATCATTAACCCAACCGATAGCTTTAGTTCCATCTTCTTTAACGAATATCCAGTTTCCGTCTTCTGCTTGTACCCATCCTTGTTCACTTGACTCTTCTTTACTTCCAATGATTGAGTAAACTTCATCATTTTCGTTCCAAACAACCATGTTATCTTTGTTGTAAACTGACATTTGATCCATTGATCCGTCTACTTTGTAAACTTTATCCCAATCTTCTTCATTGTCAAATTTATAAACAAATCCGCCATCTAATAACCACATGTTACCATCAGCGTCGATATCAAAAGCTGTTCCTTCTTCTGAATCTACATCTTCGATTTCAGTATAAGTATATCCTCTTTCAGTAGAGAATTTAACAGTTTTAGCTTCAACAGTTACTTTTCCATTAGCTTCAGTAGTTTTGTAAGCTACTAATTTTCCATTAACAACATTGAATGACATATCAGCTAATTCTGCAGTTGCATCAGCACCTTTTTCATCTGTTACAGCATAGTTAGATACTGTTTTAGCATATTTAGCTCCATCTATATCATCAGAAGCTTGAGCTTTTGATATTTTTTGAATAACTTTGAATTCTACTTTACCATCTTTAGCAGTTACATCAACATTGTTGATTTTTGATACTGTATCAGTTCCAGCTTCTATTGTTATAGTTGCTGTTCTGTAGATGTTATTAGAATCTTGTCCAATTACTTCTGCATCAGTAATTTTAGCAGATACTTTTTGTCCATCTGTAATTGATTTTTCAGTATCTTCAGTATTATTTAAAGTAACTGATTTTGTACTTGATCCAGTTGTAACTTCAACTTTAATTTTTCCTAAGTTATAATCAGCATCTATATAATTTCCTTTAAGGTCTGTGTAAACATTGTTTCCATCATATTTAACGCCATACCAAGCATTAGTAAATTTTGCACCTTCAAGTAAAGTGAAATCTTCAACTGATTTTAAATCATCATGTTCAGTTGTATATCTATCATCAGCTTTATCTTTAATTTGTTTTCTTAAAGATACTGCTAAATCGTCTAAGTTATTTTCTGCTAAATCTTCATCTATAACTTTACCAGTTTCTAAATCGATGTAGTAATCTCCACCGTCAACTGAAATGTATTTGTTAGCATATATTCCATCAACATCTACTCCAGTGTCAATGTTATCTAATTCTGAATACTTTCCATCATTTAAGTAGTAAGCAGCATCAGTATCTCCATCTTTAACATTACCATCAACGAAGAATTTTCCATCTTTAAATGCTACTGCATTATAGATTGTACCGTCTTTTGATTCTATTCTTTGGTAGTCAGCAGCGCTAACCCCTGTTGGAACTATTGAAGCTACAGCGGTTGCAGCAACTAAAAGAGCTGTTAATTTATTCATTCTTTTTATCATATTCATTTCTCTCCTTGTTCTTTTATCCTTTGTAATACTTAAACTTCATAAAAGCTTTATCTTTTGTTTGTATGGCTTTGCTGTACAAAAAAACGCTTATAAATATTACATAAGTTATTCAGTTCATTTATATATTTGTTTTTCATACCCACTCACCATGAATTCATTCTAACATTTTTCGACTTTCTTGAAAACAGTTTTTGTTTATTTTATTACTAGATTATATTTCCTGTAAAAGAATTTAAAACTATTGAATATTACAAAAACCATTTTTTTTTACAAAATTATATATATATTGATTTTAATGAGATTAAAAGCTTGTGTTTTTTCATTTTTTATTCCTTTAATTCCTATAATTACATATAGCCCTTAGTATGGTGACCGCCACCAATATAACATAGTACCCGTCACCAGTTTGGTTATTTTAAAGTAAAGTAACAGTCACTTTCTCATCTTAGCAACTGTCACTAGTTTATCCATCTAATTTCATAATTTTATCAATTGTTACTATCACAATTTTTGCGCAAAAAAATGCCATAAGCAAAGCTCATAGCATTTTTTTAGTCACTGTCACTAGATAGCCAAGGATAATTAATTTAACGAACCATCTTGTCCTAAGTTATACCACTTACCATCTAAGAATATATATCCTGTCTTCATCTTTCCTGAAGAATCAAAGTAATAATCTTTACTATTTATTCTTTGCCAGCCGGTCTTCATTACACCGCTATTATTTAAATAGTAATAATTCTTTCCATCATATAGCCAGCCTCTTTTCATTATTCCATCATCATTTAAATAGTACCAATTTAAATCATAATATTGCCAGCCTCTTCTCATAGTACCGTTGTCTAATAAGAAATACCAATTACCTTTATGTTGTTTCCAACCTGTTTCTAACATTCCATTAGGTCCAAACATGTACCATTCTTTATCATAATATCCCCAGCCAGAATTTTTCATCTTTCCATCGCCTTGAAGATAATACCAATATCCATTATCCTTGAACCAACCAGTTTTCATAGTTCCATCTCCATTTAGATAGTACCATTCTCCACTTTCGTTAAGCCAGCCGTTCTTTTCCATATATCCATTGATATTTACAAAATACCATTGATTATCATATTTAACCCACTTATTTTTTACTTGATATCCTAATGCATCATAGAATGTCCAATCATCACCTGATAAAACCCATTCATTAATAGCTTGTATTTTATCTCTAATTACACTTACCCTATATAAAGTAGTAGTTTTCTTATCTTCTGCTACAACTTCAATATTAATAAGATTTGCACCTATCTTTAAATCAATATAATCAGATTCTTGTGCACTTGTATATTCCTTGCCATTTACCTTTATAGTTGCTTTATCATTTTGAGCTTTAAATACAATTTTAGTTCTTCCTACAGCCCTGTCCACTTTTACAGTATAAAGATATGTTTCTGGATCAAATTTTGGTGATAAAGTTCCTTCTGTACTCTTAAGATTTGAAAGTTTCACATTATCTTTTCCATATCTTCTTGTAATAACTATATCATAAGTACTAGTATCACCTTTAGCATCAGTAACTTTTATTTCTATTTCGTTAGAACCTTCATCTAAACTAATATAACCTGTAGTTCCTCCACTTACAACAGTTTTGCCATTAACCTTAATAGTTGATGTAGCATATTCAGCTGTTGGAGTAATAGTTACAGCAGTTACTTTATTTTCAACTGTAGCTGTATAATCAAAAGTTTGTTTATTAAATGATGGTGAAAGTGATGCTGAATTTATTTTTAAATATTTTAAGTAAGAACTTCTTGGTGCTTCAGTTCTAGTAACCTCTAAATTATAAACTCCAACTTCACCATCTTTTGTAGTTACTCTAATAGTTATATCATTCTTACCTTCTTTTAATGATATAGGTTGACTATTAGCTCCACTAGTTACAAGAACACCATTTATTCTTATAGTAGATGAATTATCTGCTGCTGTTGGTTTTAATACAACCTTATCTGTTGCTGTTGGAACAGTAGCTGTATAATCTGTAGTTTCTGAATCAAACCTAGGTGATAATGTTACACCTGTTAAAGACTTTAATTTAGCACTGCCTTTTTTAGCAATTACAAGTTTAAATGTCTTAGTGCGCCCATTAACTGTTCTACTTATAAGTATTTCATTTTCCCCACCTAATAACTTAAATGTACCTGTCTTACCATCCATAGTAATTTTAACACCTGAAGTTATAGCCTTACCATTTTCATCTACAATACTAACTTTAGCAGTGTCTATATCGTCACCTAAACCTGAGATATAGTAATCATCACCATCAGAATTATAGTCTAAATCAAGAGTCATTGGTCCGCCACTACCAGATGCAACTATCATGATTTTGTTAAATTTAAATGTATCAGCATTTTCTTCTTTAAATTTAAATGTAACATTATAAGATTTAACTTCTTGAGTTCCTAAATCTTTTACTTTAATAGTAGCATTAAAATCATTATATTTAGTTATAGCTATTTTATAACTTGTAATCCCATTAGTTGTTGAACTTGCAATTTTTACCCCACTCGAACTAGAAGTAACCCCTTCTAATTTGTAATATGACGTATCACTTGATTTTATATTAATAGTCGATACTGACATATCAATTTCATCCGTATAATAAGCATTAGAAGAACTCTTATTAATATCTAAATTAGCTCCACCCGCTTCTACAACAAATCCTAAATTTAATTCCACTGCACTTGCAGATTTAATATTACCAAGTTGAATTCCTGTTATCATAACTGTCAATATTAACAATTGTGAAATAACTCTTTTAAAATTAATTTTCATTATTTATTTTATTGCTAAATTAACATTAATTTTAGCAATTTCCTCCTCCCCTTTTCTTAGTAAATTAAGCTTTTATCCTACATTAATTATCGTTTAAAGCCTATATAAACTTTACATAAGCAATTATAACAATTATAGCCATTTTTTTAAACACAAAATTCCAATTATTCCTTGATAATTATTTTTTTTCACAAAAAAAGCCATGAACAAACATGACTTTTTCCATTTTTTCACCTTAGGGGTGACTTAAACTATATACTATTCTACTAATTTACCACTAGCATCAAAGTTATAATTAACTCCACTTATTGTTTTTTGTCCTTTTTGCATTGTTCCATCATCATTTAAATAGTATTTTGTCTTTCCTTCTTGTAACCAACCTGTTCTCATAGCTCCATCAGCATTTGAGTAGTACCAATTATCTCCTATTTTATACCAACCAACTAACATTGCTCCATCAGTATTAAAATAATTCCAGAACCCATTTATTTTAATCCAACCAGTCATCATTGAACCATCATAATTTAAGTAATACCATTTATCATTGTTCTTTAACCAGTTTGTTTTCATATTTCCGTCTTCTGTTAAATAATACCATTTTCCATTAGTATCTTTGAACCATTGATTCTTTAAAGCAATTCCATTAGCATCATAATATTGCCAATTTCCATTTGATGTTTTAACCCATTTACCTTTAATAGTACTTGCATTATTATTTGATGAAGAACTATTATTATTTCCACCACCTGGAGTTACAGTTCCACCAGGTGTTACTGTACCTGGATTATTATTGCTATTATTATCATTTGATGAAGAAACTGTTCCTCTTGTTATATTTAAAGTATATGTTCTATATTCATCATCTTCATTTGTAACCTTAACTTCTATTACATTTTTTTTATTTAAAGTTAAATCAACAGTTCTTTGATTTTTAGAATTCACTTTTTTCTTATCTACTGTTACGTCATATTCATCATCATCTGGTTCAACTTCTATTGTCACTGAATCTATATTAGATGCTACTTTTACATCATATGATGTAACTTTCTTATTAAAATCTAATTTAATATCTCCATTATTTAATTTTAAATCATCTAAATATACTGGATCTTGTTTATTATCTTCTTTTCCTGAATTACTTGAATCTGAACTTGAAGAATCTCTTCCACCTCTATATACATTTAATGTATATATTTTTTCATTATCATCTTCATCAGTTACTGAAACTTCAATGACATTTTTACCTTTTTTAAGATCTACAGTTCCCTCATATCCATTACTATCTTTTACTTTTGTACCATCTATTCTTACAGTATAATCTTTATCTGATGGTTTAGCTTTAATTTCTATTTCATCAACAGATGAATTTACATCTACCTCATAGCTTGTCTTAGTCTTGGAAAAAGATATTTTACCATAGTCTAAAGAAATACTAGATAAATATAAACTACTATTATTTGAAGAACCTGATGAAGTTCTTTCTATATGAATTTCGTACTCATTTACAACATCATTTTTAACATTGTTCTTATCAAAACGTCCTTCTTTATAAGTTCTTACATATAAAGTTGTAGTTCCTTTTCCAAGTTCTACTTCTTCATCTGATTCAAAAGCAGTTGATCTTTTATTGCTATCTGCAAAAATATAAGTTTCATAATTAGAATCTGTATCACAGCTTATATTAACACTTCTTAATGAAGTCTTCGCATAATACTCACTTCTGCTAGTTCTAAATTCTGTACTCACATCATACTCATCATCTCTATATAACTTAAGTTCATTTGATGTATCTGTTTTGTTTAATATTAAATTACTTATATGACTGCTTGCAGCATATGCTGTTGTAGCAAATAAATTCATATATTTTGTTGGTTGTATTGTTGAAAATGCACTAATTGTAAGTGCTATTGCAATAATTCTTTTTAATCTTTTATTCATAATTCTTCCTCCCATTGCATATATACTATTATTTTACCATTTTAAGCTATAAAATGCATTACATATCCCCTTAATTTTTTATTATGTTTTTCTAAATGTGTTGATATATGTATACGTAAAGCGAACTGAGCAATACAATTATAAAAATCAAATTCCAACCCCACTGCGCTCTTATACTAAAATATCAACATTGTGCAAAAAACACATACTTTCTATGCACTGTATGACACCATTTAGATTCTTAATTAATACCTTTCAAAACCCAATTGCAATGTTGCTTCACATGTTGCATATATCAAAATTCTATGAAAAAATCCCTAATATAAGATAAGAACTCATATTAGGGATAAAAATATTATTTTATA encodes:
- a CDS encoding N-acetylmuramoyl-L-alanine amidase family protein, with the translated sequence MIKRMNKLTALLVAATAVASIVPTGVSAADYQRIESKDGTIYNAVAFKDGKFFVDGNVKDGDTDAAYYLNDGKYSELDNIDTGVDVDGIYANKYISVDGGDYYIDLETGKVIDEDLAENNLDDLAVSLRKQIKDKADDRYTTEHDDLKSVEDFTLLEGAKFTNAWYGVKYDGNNVYTDLKGNYIDADYNLGKIKVEVTTGSSTKSVTLNNTEDTEKSITDGQKVSAKITDAEVIGQDSNNIYRTATITIEAGTDTVSKINNVDVTAKDGKVEFKVIQKISKAQASDDIDGAKYAKTVSNYAVTDEKGADATAELADMSFNVVNGKLVAYKTTEANGKVTVEAKTVKFSTERGYTYTEIEDVDSEEGTAFDIDADGNMWLLDGGFVYKFDNEEDWDKVYKVDGSMDQMSVYNKDNMVVWNENDEVYSIIGSKEESSEQGWVQAEDGNWIFVKEDGTKAIGWVNDNGTWFYTNESGVMLTGWQNVNGTWYYLNPVSDGTRGAMKTGWINDNGTWYYTNASGAMQTGWQNVNGTWYFMQGSGAMKTGWLNDNGTWYYLNASGAMQTGWLNDNGTWYYLDGSGKMLSNTTVNGYVLGANGAWIR
- a CDS encoding cadherin-like beta sandwich domain-containing protein, with the translated sequence MNKRLKRIIAIALTISAFSTIQPTKYMNLFATTAYAASSHISNLILNKTDTSNELKLYRDDEYDVSTEFRTSRSEYYAKTSLRSVNISCDTDSNYETYIFADSNKRSTAFESDEEVELGKGTTTLYVRTYKEGRFDKNNVKNDVVNEYEIHIERTSSGSSNNSSLYLSSISLDYGKISFSKTKTSYEVDVNSSVDEIEIKAKPSDKDYTVRIDGTKVKDSNGYEGTVDLKKGKNVIEVSVTDEDDNEKIYTLNVYRGGRDSSSSDSSNSGKEDNKQDPVYLDDLKLNNGDIKLDFNKKVTSYDVKVASNIDSVTIEVEPDDDEYDVTVDKKKVNSKNQRTVDLTLNKKNVIEVKVTNEDDEYRTYTLNITRGTVSSSNDNNSNNNPGTVTPGGTVTPGGGNNNSSSSNNNASTIKGKWVKTSNGNWQYYDANGIALKNQWFKDTNGKWYYLTEDGNMKTNWLKNNDKWYYLNYDGSMMTGWIKINGFWNYFNTDGAMLVGWYKIGDNWYYSNADGAMRTGWLQEGKTKYYLNDDGTMQKGQKTISGVNYNFDASGKLVE
- a CDS encoding cadherin-like beta sandwich domain-containing protein, translating into MLILTVMITGIQLGNIKSASAVELNLGFVVEAGGANLDINKSSSNAYYTDEIDMSVSTINIKSSDTSYYKLEGVTSSSSGVKIASSTTNGITSYKIAITKYNDFNATIKVKDLGTQEVKSYNVTFKFKEENADTFKFNKIMIVASGSGGPMTLDLDYNSDGDDYYISGLGDDIDTAKVSIVDENGKAITSGVKITMDGKTGTFKLLGGENEILISRTVNGRTKTFKLVIAKKGSAKLKSLTGVTLSPRFDSETTDYTATVPTATDKVVLKPTAADNSSTIRINGVLVTSGANSQPISLKEGKNDITIRVTTKDGEVGVYNLEVTRTEAPRSSYLKYLKINSASLSPSFNKQTFDYTATVENKVTAVTITPTAEYATSTIKVNGKTVVSGGTTGYISLDEGSNEIEIKVTDAKGDTSTYDIVITRRYGKDNVKLSNLKSTEGTLSPKFDPETYLYTVKVDRAVGRTKIVFKAQNDKATIKVNGKEYTSAQESDYIDLKIGANLINIEVVAEDKKTTTLYRVSVIRDKIQAINEWVLSGDDWTFYDALGYQVKNKWVKYDNQWYFVNINGYMEKNGWLNESGEWYYLNGDGTMKTGWFKDNGYWYYLQGDGKMKNSGWGYYDKEWYMFGPNGMLETGWKQHKGNWYFLLDNGTMRRGWQYYDLNWYYLNDDGIMKRGWLYDGKNYYYLNNSGVMKTGWQRINSKDYYFDSSGKMKTGYIFLDGKWYNLGQDGSLN